TTTGGCGGAATGTCAAATCCATTTGAATTCTTCTTTGGAAATCCAAGAGAAAAAAATGGTGATGATAATGAAAAGAAAAATCAGCGTGAGTATGAATCAAAAGGTCTCGGTTCCGGTGTAATCGTAAGAAAAACCGGAAATACTTTCTATGTACTTACAAATAATCACGTAGCTGGTTCTGCTACAAAAATCAGTATTAAACTTAATGATGGCCGTGAGTTCGAAGGAAAGCTCGTAGGTGCAGACAGTCGTATCGATGTTGCACTTGTTTCTTTTGAATCAAAGGACAGTTCAATTCCTGTTGCAAAGCTTGGTGATTCAGATAAGGTTCAGCCAGGTGATATCTGTATGGCATTTGGTGCACCTCTTGGATACAGCCAGTCTGTTACACAGGGTATTGTAAGTGCTGTTGGTCGTTCAGAAAGCCATATGTCTGCAATCAGTGATTATATTCAGACAGATGCAGCAATTAACCAGGGTAACTCTGGTGGTCCACTTGTAAACATTTATGGTGAAGTAATTGGTATCAATACATGGATTGCTTCTTCTTCTGGTGGTTCAGTAGGTCTTGGTTTTGCTATTCCAATCAACAATCTTAAGAGTGCAATTGATTCTTTCATCAAGAAGGGTAAGGTTGTTTATGGCTGGGTAGGTGTTTCACTTCTTGATATACCTGTTGAATACAAAGATGAACTTGGTGTAAATGGAATCGAAGGTGCTTTTGCTGCCGAAGTATTCTCTAATTCTCCAGCCTTCAAGGGCGGAATTAAACCAGGTGATTTCATTACAGAAGTAAATGGTAAGAAAGTAAAGACAACTAATCAGCTTGTTCGCGATATTGGAAGTCTTGAAGCAGGTGCAACTGCAAACTTTACTGTTATCCGTGGTGGTAAAAAGGTTTCAGATATCATCGTGAAGATTGAAGAGCGTGCAAACGAGAACGATATCAATAACAGTAAGATGTGGCCAGGTTTTGTTGCTAGTCCTCTTACAGATAAAGCCCGTGATCAGCTCAAGATTGACGATAAGAAAGTTAAGGGTGTAATTGCAACTAATGTAGAAGAAAAATCTCCTGCAGCAAGCCTCCGTATCCAGAACGGTGATGTAATTACAGCTGTAAACGGCAAAAAGGTTACGAACCTTGCCGAATTCTACGAAGAACTCGCTGCTGCCCAGAAGTCTGTAAACTTCGATATTTATTCAAACGGCGGTACAATTACCACTGGAACTTACAGATTCTAAAATCTGAAAAAGGCGTTGCTTTGCAACGCCTTTTTTTAATTTTCAGTCTTTTTATTTTTCAAATTATACCAGTCAATTTTTCTTGTAAGGAACATAAGTGCAGCTACAACTGCGAATGCAAAGAATGCTCCAAACAGCAGTGCGTAATCTTCCGAACGAAGTGAAAAGAAAAGATATGAATACAGCACTGTAAACATAGCCATCATAATTCCGCCAAGTCCAAAACGTTTTGTTACAGAAGATATATAAAGCGAAACTGTAAGACCTGCAGTAACAGCACCAATTAAATATCCCGCACCAAAAGGGATATGTTCAGAAAGGGCCAGCAAAATCAAGAAGAATAAAACACATGCTGCACCTGAAAGCAGATAATGTACAGGATGTAATGTAATCTTTGCAAAAATCTCAAAAAGGAAGAGTACAAGGAAAGGAACAATAATGAACAGAAATCCATATTTTGTTGCTCGGTGCAGCTTCTGATAAAGATTTACTGGTTCAATAAAAGAGAAGCCTATTGTCTGAGTGGTTTTATCAGAGCCAAAAGGAATGCCCCACTGTGCAGTAAAGCCAGTATCTGTAATTTCGTGTTTATCCGGAAGGTAAGAAAATCCTGTAAAGCCCGGAGAAGTCCAGTCACATGCAAGATTCAGTTTTGTCTGCTTAGAAGAAATTCCGTAAGTAAATTGTTCTGCACCTCTTAATCCAATATTGGTCTTTAAGATTAGTTTTTTCGAATCATAATTTATCTTTGTACCAATACCGATTTTTCCATCAATAGTAAATAAATCAGAATTAAAATCTTTTTCATTTATTTTGAATACGGGATTATTTAATACAGAAGAGTTTAATAGCTGCATGTATAAAACTGCTTCATCTTTTTTGTATGAAATGCCGTCATTTTCTATCAGTTCTTTAGGATCAAACACTGCATATATAGAAGCATTACCTGTGTATATTGGAGTTGAATATATTCCAAGATAGCGTGCTTCTGAATCAAGTTTTGCTTCAATACTTACAGAATCTGAAGCGATAATATGCCAGCCTTCTTCTGCAATTTTCTTTTCTTTGAATTGCTTACCATCTCTGTAAACAAATTCTTCTATAGTTCTTGTGAATGGAATAGCAATATAAGGCCCCTTAAAATACAGATTTGAACCGGCGGATTCAGAAATCTGAGACTTGGCATTTTTATAAGTGTATTCTCGGTCAGAAAGTTGGCCCTTAATAAAGCCAAGTCCTATTAAAAGGGCAATAATAATCAGAGAAATGAAAATCAGCTTAAAGCCGATTCCTCCAAAGATTTTGCGTTTTTGTTTTTCATCACTTTTAGGCAACGCTGCTATCTGGTGATTCTGATTAAGTTTTTGATTCTGGTTTTCCATAATAATCTCCTTGTAAGACCTCTTAAGGTCTTTGTTTTATGAGAAAATCATAGAAAACAATTGTGTCAGAATTATGGCAAAAATGTGTTATTTTTCTGATTTTTTAGAAACTGTGAATGGCAGTTTGATTTCAAAAAGTGCACCGCCAAGTTCACTGTCGCGGCTTACACTAATTTCACCTTCCATTTCATCACAGATAGCTTTTACAATAGAAAGTCCAAGTCCAGTGTGTGCAATCTTGTTTTTTGAATCTTTTAGTGACTGGGAACGATTTGAATAAAACCTGTCAAAAATTTTAGAAGCGTTTTCTTCTGAAATTCCTGGACCATTATCAGCTACTTTTATTACAAGAGTCTGATTTGTTTTGTTGGAAGAGATTGTTTCTATAATAACACGGATGTGTTTTGCAAAACCTGCTGCATTTTCAATCAGGTTTGAAAGAATCCTTTCGTAATAGTCTGGTTCAAGCAGAATAGTATCTGTCTTTGTGTTAATTTGCAGTTCAAATCTTACATCAGGATTATTTTTCAAAATAGAATCAGCAATATTCTGGGTAAAAGTTTTTATAGGAAGATTTTCTTTAGGAAGTTCTGCTCCTTCAATTTTAGAGATGCCACGAACACCGTTTAAAAGATGTTCAAGATGATTTACTTCATCAACAATAGCCTGTGTAAATTCTTCTTTTTCTTTTTCATCCGAAGAGTCTTTTAAAATATCAATTGAAGAACGGATTGCTGCCAGAGGATTTTTGAACTCATGATTAACATCTGAGGCAAAAGCCTGTGTATAGTGAATCTTTGAATCCAGTTTTTTTATCAGGGTTTTAAATGAACGGCTCAAATCTCCAATTTCATCTTTGCGTTTTAAGCCTGTAAACTTTTCAACAACTGCTGCATCAATACGGCCTTTTTTATCTGCACATTCTGAGGTCTGGCGGGCAAGTTTCTTCAATGGCACACTGATGCGGAAAGTAAGGAAAACTGCAATAATCAGAATAAAAACTAAAGACCAGAGGAAGACCTTTGCAAGATCTATTCTTAGTTCATAAAGATTCTGCAGAATTCTCCATGTGGAACGTGAAACCAGAACAATTCCAATTACTTCATTATCTTTGAAAACCGGCATTGCAGAGTAGAGTGTGACAGAAACCTGTCCACCTCCAGAGATTCTTGTCTTTGCTCCATATCGGCCCTGCTGTGCGGCTTTTACTTCTTCACCATCATAAATAATTTTGCCGGAATAAAAATCTGCGCTGGTAAAGCTTGCTGCCGGTGGTTTTAGTTTTCTGTAGATGCGAATTGGAATAGAAAAAAGCTTATAGATAAAAGTATCATTTGCTGCAGTTTTTTCGTTATTGATGGACAAGGAATTGAGTCGGGAACTATATGCCTGTTCACTCTGTGAGTTTTCTGTATTTTCAAGTTCAAGTGTACTTGAGTCTGCAAGCAATTCTCCAGCCTTAGAAAGAATCCTTATTCTGGCATCAAATTTACCATTCATATTCTGTAAGAGTTGTTTTGAAGTAGTTCTATTTATCTGTGTTTCTTCTGAATCTGATATTGTAAGTTCCAGACTTGCAGAAATTATTCTTGCCTGCTGAACATTTGAATTTTCCATCATTGTAAGCATCTGACTTTCGTAGGTTTTAAGCATCATCATTGCAGCTACAGGAATAAAGGCAACGAGAATAAGAAATATGGAAATCTGAATATTTATAGGAAATCTTAGTCTTAGTTTTTTCATTTTGCTGATTCCGAATTAAAACGGTAACCAAGACCGTAAATTGTTTCTATGCAGTCACTGCCAATCTTTTTTCTAAGTCTTTTTATGTGGCAGTCTACGGCGCGGTCATTGAGGTAGGTATCTTCCGGGTAAGCGGCAGAAATAAGCTGGTCGCGGGTAAGGGCTGCATCGGGATTTTCTGCAAAGGTTTTAAGAAGCCGGAATTCTGTTATTGTAAGCTGCAGGGGAGTGCCGTTTTTTTCTGCTGTATAGGATGAAGGAAAAATCGTAATATTTCCAGCTTTCAGGGAAGGAATTTTTTCTTCATGCTGATTTTCTAATTCTGAAGTTGTGGCTGCTCCTGTTCTACGAAGAATCACTTTAACTCTGGTAATCAATTCTCGCATGGAAAAAGGTTTGCAAAGATAATCATCGGCTCCAAGCTCAAGTCCTAAAATCTTATCAAATTCATCATCCTTAGAAGTGAGGAACATAACTGGAGTTTTATTGCCATTCTCGCGAAGGCTGCGAAGCAGTGTTATTCCATCCATTACAGGCATCATGATGTCTAAAATATAAAGTGCAGGTTGTTCATTTTGCGCTTCAAAAGCATCTTTTCCGTTTTCGAATTCAATTACAGAAAAGCCTTCTTTTTTCAAAGCTGTACAAACTGCCATCCTGATATTTTTCTCATCATCAACAACTGCAATCAACATATTAAAAAGTATAGTCTATCCCGTGATTTTTTGCTATAATCGCGCTATGTATCGTTTATATGTTGAACGCAGACCTGGTTTTGAAAACGAGGCTCGCCGTTATCTTTCTGAAATCAATGGATTTTTGGGAATTGCCGGAGTTAAGGCAGTTCGTTATTTCAACCGCTACGACATTGAAAATGTAAGTGATGAAGTTGCAAAAATTGCTGCAACACGCATTTTCTCTGAGCCACAGAGCGACTTTGTTTTTACAGAAAAGTTGCCTGAGCACAGCGGAAAAGAAATCATCTGGGAGTTCCTTCCTGGACAGTATGACCAGCGTGCCGACTCTGCTGAGCAGTGTCTTTCACTTTTGCGCGCAGGTCTTAAGGGAGTAAAAACTCTCACTGAGCCACCTGTTGTTCGTTGTGCAAAAATCGTTGTTCTTGAAGGCGACGTAAGCGACGAAGAAATTAAAAAAATACAGAACTACTTAATCAACCCTGTTGATTCCCGCCTTACTGATGATACAAAACCTGAAACATTAAAAATGCATGTTGAAGAGCCTGCTGATATTCCAGTAGTTGAAGGCTTTATCAAGATGAATGATGAAGAAATTGAAGCATACCGCAACAAGATGGGCCTTGCTATGGATCATGCTGATATCCTCTTCCTTCAGGATTATTTTAAGGGTGAAGGCCGCGACCCTGTTGAAACAGAAATCCGCGTATTGGATACTTACTGGTCAGACCACTGCCGCCACACAACATTCCTTACAGAACTTAAAGATATCAAAATTGAAGACGGTCCTTATGCACCTCTCTTCAAAAAATCTCTTGAAAACTATCAGGCTATGCGTACAGAAATGTATGCCGGCCGTACCGACAAGCCAGTCTGCCTCATGGATATGGCAGTGATCGGAATGAAGTATCTTAAAAAGCACGGAAAGCTTGAAGATATGGAAGTTTCTGAAGAAAACAATGCATGTTCGGTTTATATAGACGTACATTACACAGCTGATGAAAATGGTAAGCCATTGGCAGCTGATGATCCAAAAGCCACAGAACGCTGGCTTATGATGTTCAAAAATGAAACTCATAACCATCCTACAGAAATTGAACCATTTGGTGGCGCTGCAACTTGTCTTGGTGGTGCTATCCGTGACCCGCTTTCTGGCCGTTCATGGGTTTACCAGTCAATGCGTATTACTGGTGCTGCTGACCCTACAGTTCCTTTGTCTGCAACAATGAAGGGTAAGCTTCCGCAGATTAAACTCTGCCGTGAAGCTGCTCAGGGATTCTCAAGCTACGGTAACCAGATTGGTCTTACAACTGGTCAGGTAGAAGAAATCTACCACCCGGGCTATGCCGCAAAACGTATGGAACTTGGTGCCGTTATCGCTGCCGCTCCTGTAGATACAGTTATCCGTGAACGTCCTGAGCCGGGCGACATCATCATTCTTCTTGGTGGTGGAACTGGTCGCGACGGTATTGGTGGTGCAACAGGTTCTTCAAAGGTTCATACTGTAAAATCTGTTACAACTGCTGCTGCCGAAGTTCAGAAGGGTAACGCTGTAGAAGAGAGAAAGATTCAGCGCCTCTTCCGCAATAAAGAAGTAAGCCTTATGATCCGCCGCTGTAACGACTTTGGTGCCGGTGGTGTTTCAGTTGCTGTTGGTGAACTTGCTCCTGGTCTTGATATCAACCTCGATGCAGTTCCAAAGAAGTACGAAGGTTTGAACGGTACAGAACTTGCAATTTCAGAAAGCCAGGAACGTATGGCTGTTGTTGTCCGCAAGTCTGATGTAGACCGCTTTATTGAAGAAGCAAAGAAAGAAAACTTAAATGCTGTTGTTGTTGCAACAGTTACAGATACAAACCGCCTCGTTATGAAGTGGCGTGGAAAGACAATCGTAGACATTGGCCGCGAGTTCCTCGATGCCGCTGGTGCTCATCATGAAGCTACTGCTCTTATCGAACAGCCAGCTGAGCCTGCTAAGTCTCCACTTTTGAACCCTCTCGAGTCTGTTGCTGCAGAACTCGATAAGCCTGTTAAGTGCGAAGGTTGTGTAAAGAATCACCTCCACGATGCTTGGCTTGCTAATATGAACGACCTTGCCTGCTGTTCACAGCGTGGACTTGGTGAACGTTTCGACGGTTCTATCGGTTCAAGCACAGTTCTTTTCCCATATGGTGGAAAATATCAAAATACACCGGAAGCAGGTATGTCTGCTAAGATTCCGGTAATGACACCGCGTGAAACTTCAACAGCCAGCCTTATGACTTACGGTTTTGACCCACGTGTTGGTCAGTGGTCACCATGGCACGGAGCAAAAACTGCAGTTTTGAGCTCACTTGCAAAAATCACTTGTATTGGTGGTAAGGCACGTACATCACGCCTCAGCTTCCAGGAATTCTTTGGCCGTGCAGTAAACGAAAAGCGCTGGGGATATCCAGCAGCTGCTTTGCTTGGTTCTGTTGATGCACAGGTTGAATCTGGTTGTGCTTCAATTGGTGGTAAGGACTCAATGTCTGGTACTTTTGAAGATATCAACGTTCCACATACACTCGTAAGCTTTGCCGTAACTCATGACGAAGCAAAGAATGTTGTAAGCGGTTCATTCAAGGCTGCCGGAAACAATATTTATATGGTAAGCGTTCCATATTCTGACCTTCTTGAGCCGGATTATGAAACCTTCCTTGCAAACTCAGATGTTCTTTATGATTTGAATAAGGCTGGAAAAATCAGCGCAATGTACCCTGTAGGACCTGGTGGAATTGCAGAAGCAGTTACAAAAATGGCAATGGGTAACATGATTGGTGCAGAACTCCTTGCTCCAGAAGCAGCCGGAAGTTCAGATAACCTCGCTGGTCTTTTTGTTCCAACTTACGGAAATATCATCGTAGAAACTTCAGAAGATTTGATTAAGACAGAACTTAAGGCTGGAACTGTAACTCTTATCGGAAATACAGTTGCAGACAAAAAGATTACTGTTAAGAATGCAACTCTTGGTGGAGTAACAAATCCTGCTGTAGAAA
The Treponema bryantii DNA segment above includes these coding regions:
- the creD gene encoding cell envelope integrity protein CreD, which produces MENQNQKLNQNHQIAALPKSDEKQKRKIFGGIGFKLIFISLIIIALLIGLGFIKGQLSDREYTYKNAKSQISESAGSNLYFKGPYIAIPFTRTIEEFVYRDGKQFKEKKIAEEGWHIIASDSVSIEAKLDSEARYLGIYSTPIYTGNASIYAVFDPKELIENDGISYKKDEAVLYMQLLNSSVLNNPVFKINEKDFNSDLFTIDGKIGIGTKINYDSKKLILKTNIGLRGAEQFTYGISSKQTKLNLACDWTSPGFTGFSYLPDKHEITDTGFTAQWGIPFGSDKTTQTIGFSFIEPVNLYQKLHRATKYGFLFIIVPFLVLFLFEIFAKITLHPVHYLLSGAACVLFFLILLALSEHIPFGAGYLIGAVTAGLTVSLYISSVTKRFGLGGIMMAMFTVLYSYLFFSLRSEDYALLFGAFFAFAVVAALMFLTRKIDWYNLKNKKTEN
- a CDS encoding phosphoribosylformylglycinamidine synthase, with product MYRLYVERRPGFENEARRYLSEINGFLGIAGVKAVRYFNRYDIENVSDEVAKIAATRIFSEPQSDFVFTEKLPEHSGKEIIWEFLPGQYDQRADSAEQCLSLLRAGLKGVKTLTEPPVVRCAKIVVLEGDVSDEEIKKIQNYLINPVDSRLTDDTKPETLKMHVEEPADIPVVEGFIKMNDEEIEAYRNKMGLAMDHADILFLQDYFKGEGRDPVETEIRVLDTYWSDHCRHTTFLTELKDIKIEDGPYAPLFKKSLENYQAMRTEMYAGRTDKPVCLMDMAVIGMKYLKKHGKLEDMEVSEENNACSVYIDVHYTADENGKPLAADDPKATERWLMMFKNETHNHPTEIEPFGGAATCLGGAIRDPLSGRSWVYQSMRITGAADPTVPLSATMKGKLPQIKLCREAAQGFSSYGNQIGLTTGQVEEIYHPGYAAKRMELGAVIAAAPVDTVIRERPEPGDIIILLGGGTGRDGIGGATGSSKVHTVKSVTTAAAEVQKGNAVEERKIQRLFRNKEVSLMIRRCNDFGAGGVSVAVGELAPGLDINLDAVPKKYEGLNGTELAISESQERMAVVVRKSDVDRFIEEAKKENLNAVVVATVTDTNRLVMKWRGKTIVDIGREFLDAAGAHHEATALIEQPAEPAKSPLLNPLESVAAELDKPVKCEGCVKNHLHDAWLANMNDLACCSQRGLGERFDGSIGSSTVLFPYGGKYQNTPEAGMSAKIPVMTPRETSTASLMTYGFDPRVGQWSPWHGAKTAVLSSLAKITCIGGKARTSRLSFQEFFGRAVNEKRWGYPAAALLGSVDAQVESGCASIGGKDSMSGTFEDINVPHTLVSFAVTHDEAKNVVSGSFKAAGNNIYMVSVPYSDLLEPDYETFLANSDVLYDLNKAGKISAMYPVGPGGIAEAVTKMAMGNMIGAELLAPEAAGSSDNLAGLFVPTYGNIIVETSEDLIKTELKAGTVTLIGNTVADKKITVKNATLGGVTNPAVEISLDECVASWEDKLKEVFPRVSGAALQPELPSWATDVHKSLSEIRKAPAFVQPTSRPKVLLPVFPGTNCEIDMARAFNLAGADTKIVVLQNRTQAQLTESLDNLAKELRDAQILALSGGFSSGDEPDGSAKFIANVLKAGNISEEVMNLLKKRDGLVLGICNGFQALVKTGLAVYGEIRDMTPDMPTLTYNRINRHISRIVRTRIVSATSPWAMHPSVIDSRNHLIAISHGEGRFVCDEATAKRLFENGQVFTQYVDEFGRPAITEPDNPNGSAFAIEGITSPDGHVLGKMGHSERGVGLENNGASFDLFKNVGGNPLSNESETTCENLFAAGVSYFK
- a CDS encoding HAMP domain-containing sensor histidine kinase, which translates into the protein MKKLRLRFPINIQISIFLILVAFIPVAAMMMLKTYESQMLTMMENSNVQQARIISASLELTISDSEETQINRTTSKQLLQNMNGKFDARIRILSKAGELLADSSTLELENTENSQSEQAYSSRLNSLSINNEKTAANDTFIYKLFSIPIRIYRKLKPPAASFTSADFYSGKIIYDGEEVKAAQQGRYGAKTRISGGGQVSVTLYSAMPVFKDNEVIGIVLVSRSTWRILQNLYELRIDLAKVFLWSLVFILIIAVFLTFRISVPLKKLARQTSECADKKGRIDAAVVEKFTGLKRKDEIGDLSRSFKTLIKKLDSKIHYTQAFASDVNHEFKNPLAAIRSSIDILKDSSDEKEKEEFTQAIVDEVNHLEHLLNGVRGISKIEGAELPKENLPIKTFTQNIADSILKNNPDVRFELQINTKTDTILLEPDYYERILSNLIENAAGFAKHIRVIIETISSNKTNQTLVIKVADNGPGISEENASKIFDRFYSNRSQSLKDSKNKIAHTGLGLSIVKAICDEMEGEISVSRDSELGGALFEIKLPFTVSKKSEK
- a CDS encoding Do family serine endopeptidase; this encodes MKKITKVLAAASMLLLLTTSLFADPPKRPGDPSISVIEALQNSFRSISNAMLPAVVEVDVTETKTYTDPFGGMSNPFEFFFGNPREKNGDDNEKKNQREYESKGLGSGVIVRKTGNTFYVLTNNHVAGSATKISIKLNDGREFEGKLVGADSRIDVALVSFESKDSSIPVAKLGDSDKVQPGDICMAFGAPLGYSQSVTQGIVSAVGRSESHMSAISDYIQTDAAINQGNSGGPLVNIYGEVIGINTWIASSSGGSVGLGFAIPINNLKSAIDSFIKKGKVVYGWVGVSLLDIPVEYKDELGVNGIEGAFAAEVFSNSPAFKGGIKPGDFITEVNGKKVKTTNQLVRDIGSLEAGATANFTVIRGGKKVSDIIVKIEERANENDINNSKMWPGFVASPLTDKARDQLKIDDKKVKGVIATNVEEKSPAASLRIQNGDVITAVNGKKVTNLAEFYEELAAAQKSVNFDIYSNGGTITTGTYRF
- a CDS encoding response regulator transcription factor, with translation MLIAVVDDEKNIRMAVCTALKKEGFSVIEFENGKDAFEAQNEQPALYILDIMMPVMDGITLLRSLRENGNKTPVMFLTSKDDEFDKILGLELGADDYLCKPFSMRELITRVKVILRRTGAATTSELENQHEEKIPSLKAGNITIFPSSYTAEKNGTPLQLTITEFRLLKTFAENPDAALTRDQLISAAYPEDTYLNDRAVDCHIKRLRKKIGSDCIETIYGLGYRFNSESAK